Proteins encoded by one window of Vibrio algicola:
- the emrD gene encoding multidrug efflux MFS transporter EmrD, whose translation MSAPLSFIKLTFLIAILAAVGQMTQTMYVPSMGYMAHEFHVSAASMQAVMACYLIPYGLSQFIYGPLSDRFGRRPIILVGLSIYITGSVIALFSHNFSLFLVGSFIQGMGIGCGGAMARTLTRDCFSGAQLHKVNSLISMCLMFSPLVAPLLGGYLTEAFNWRGSYLFLALFSIGVTIIMFTHMKETLPKESRRYDSVSTSYRYVLSSRQFQGYLLCLVATFAGVALFEAAAGVLLAGKLKLAATTVSLLFIVPIPGYLLGAAMSSWVASRHSEKRALNFGLVAIAIGSLVIFIPGVFGYTNALTLVGGATIYFLGAGVLFPAATTGAISPFPHHAGTAGAILGGFQNFGAGLATLVAAMIPAQNQLPLGALMLTMSLLAVIGLHRVNKTPISPDSLGSAV comes from the coding sequence ATGTCTGCGCCGCTTAGTTTTATCAAACTAACCTTTTTGATCGCCATTTTAGCGGCGGTCGGACAAATGACGCAAACCATGTATGTCCCATCAATGGGCTATATGGCGCATGAATTCCATGTATCGGCAGCCTCAATGCAAGCGGTTATGGCGTGTTACTTGATCCCTTATGGCTTATCACAATTTATCTACGGCCCATTATCTGATCGCTTTGGTCGTCGCCCGATTATTTTAGTCGGCCTGAGCATTTATATTACCGGCTCAGTTATTGCCCTTTTTTCGCATAACTTTAGTTTATTTCTAGTTGGCAGCTTTATCCAAGGCATGGGAATTGGTTGTGGCGGCGCAATGGCTCGCACCTTAACCCGTGATTGTTTTTCTGGTGCGCAACTGCATAAGGTTAACAGCTTAATTAGCATGTGTTTAATGTTCTCGCCTTTAGTTGCGCCTTTATTAGGTGGCTACTTAACCGAAGCGTTTAACTGGCGTGGTAGTTACTTATTCTTAGCTCTATTTAGTATTGGCGTGACTATCATCATGTTTACTCACATGAAAGAAACGCTACCAAAAGAATCTCGTCGTTATGATTCGGTTAGCACAAGCTATCGTTATGTGCTCAGTAGTCGTCAGTTTCAAGGTTACCTGTTATGTTTAGTCGCAACCTTTGCTGGTGTAGCATTATTTGAAGCGGCGGCGGGCGTACTATTAGCGGGCAAATTGAAACTTGCCGCCACCACAGTGAGTTTATTATTTATTGTGCCGATCCCTGGTTATTTATTAGGCGCGGCAATGTCGAGTTGGGTTGCCTCTCGTCATTCAGAAAAACGAGCGCTTAATTTTGGCTTAGTCGCCATTGCGATTGGTTCTTTGGTGATCTTTATTCCAGGCGTATTTGGTTACACCAATGCATTAACGCTAGTTGGCGGCGCAACCATTTATTTCTTAGGCGCTGGGGTGTTATTCCCGGCGGCGACCACTGGTGCTATCTCTCCATTTCCACATCACGCGGGTACTGCTGGTGCGATATTAGGCGGTTTTCAAAATTTTGGCGCGGGGCTTGCCACATTGGTTGCCGCGATGATCCCGGCGCAAAATCAACTGCCATTAGGGGCATTGATGTTAACCATGTCTTTATTAGCTGTGATTGGTTTGCATCGAGTCAACAAAACCCCAATCTCACCCGATTCTTTGGGATCTGCGGTTTAA
- a CDS encoding HopJ type III effector protein — translation MELTEFVHQVTTEPLSVEFEQTISVIDGNFTFTPTAFKNGEVENDAGQNNGSCKIFAFAQMHNLTEAQTLACFGKFYRQDVLEHPENEDHQNIRNFITHGWAGIEFAAPALK, via the coding sequence ATGGAATTAACCGAATTTGTACACCAAGTAACGACCGAACCTTTATCGGTTGAATTTGAACAGACCATTAGTGTGATTGATGGAAACTTTACCTTTACGCCAACGGCATTTAAAAATGGTGAAGTGGAGAATGATGCGGGGCAGAATAATGGCTCTTGCAAGATCTTTGCTTTTGCGCAAATGCATAACCTGACTGAAGCGCAAACCTTGGCATGTTTTGGCAAGTTTTATCGTCAAGATGTATTGGAACATCCAGAAAATGAAGATCATCAAAATATTCGTAATTTCATCACACATGGTTGGGCGGGGATCGAGTTTGCAGCGCCGGCTTTAAAGTAG